The Denticeps clupeoides chromosome 4, fDenClu1.1, whole genome shotgun sequence genome segment GAACCCGCTGCGGTCTACAGTTTCTGGGAATCAGATGTGGGAACGTCCATCCAGGCTCtgttctgaaaatgtttttcctAATTAGTTACACGTCCTGAGAGGTGAAGGAGCAGCCATGGAGCAGGCCAGGAGCACCATCTCGAAAATAGTGAGTTCCTCTCCACCTCAGTCCAGCATGGTTGTGGTGAGGCGGCGTCTTCCTGAACGTTCTGCTCCCACGTTCCGCAGTTCAACGGGGAGCCGCGCTCCTACACCCGCTTCAACCTCACTCAGAACATGGAGGGTGGGGACAGCCAGGTGGAGATGAAGCTGTCAGCCGACGTGGAGGAGGAGGCTGGCGTGAACGGCCATGTCCACCACGGCCGGGAGACGTACGCACGGAAGACCCCCCGCGGTCCCCGGAGCTTCTGCTTCCTGCTCAGCGGAACGCTGCTGGTCTTCATCATCGGTGAGGTCATCGTTCGCTCACTGCTACAGATACCGTAGAGAAAGGCAGTCTCTCACTGTCCCCTCTGTCCTCAGGATACCTGATTGGATACCTGGTCCACCGGAAGCAGGAGAAGATTTTGCCGGACTGTGCGGGGTCTGCTCTGGTGGACCAGGGCTCGGCGCTGGAACAGCTTCAGCCCAGATCGCCGGTCCCTCTGGATTGGGGACAAATTAAAAGCCTTCTGTCCAACCGACTGTCCAGCGCCTCCATTGAGGGCAGCCTGAGGTCTGTACTCCAACCTTCCaaccatctgctgctgctgatctcCAGCTCTCATCTGAACCCTGTTTCCCGTCCGCAGGGACTTCTCCAGCGAGAGCCACCAGGCAGGGTCCGCTGGGGACCAGGTTCTGGCCAACAAGGTGCTGAGTCGCTTCAGGGATGGGGGACTGCAGTCCTGGACGGACGAGCACTTTCTGCAGCTTCAGGGTCCTCCGCCCTCCGGCTTCAACCAGGTGATGTTCCGTGGAGAGCAGGTGGGTCGGACCAAGGGCTTCCTGGCCTACAGCGCCACTGGAACTGTGCAGGTGAGGCTCTCAGGGCTCCTCGCTTGTTAATGGCACCACATATGGGTCCCTCACATCCACCTGCTGGGTTGCAGGGGGCAGTGGTTTACGCCTTCTATGGAAGAGATGGTGATCTGGAGAACCTGCAAGACATGGGAATGAGTTTAAGAGGAAAGGTTCTCCTGGTCCGGGCTGGAAGGATCAGTTTTGCGGAGAAGGTGAGCATGATCTGACATAATCATCACCATACAGTGGTTAATGAATAATCCAATATTAgctaaaaaggtgaaatgactcTAGAAAAGGTGGAATAGTTTGTGGAATTGTGAAAGGTGGCGAATGCTGAGAGGCTCAACGCGTCCGCAGTGCTCATCTACCCTGACCCGGCGGACTTCAACATCGGCGACCAGACGGATTTATTTGGCCACGTGAGTGCGGCTCCTTCATTCTGGTTGGCTGCAGGTAGGTGTGAAGTTTGGGGTTGAACGTGTCTTCTGTTTGAACTGCAGGTGCATCTTGGGACGGGTGATCCGTACACTCCCGGCTTCCCGTCCTTTAACCACACCCAGTTCCCGCCCGTCCGCTCCTCTGGCCTACCCAGCATCGTCGCCCAAACCATCACCTCCAGCATGGCAGCCGCCATTTTGAGGTATTACACACACTCCCATTCACCGGTACGGCTTTGATGGTGGTTGCTAATGATGGGGTGTGTTTTGTGCCCTCAGGAGGATGGGTGGGAAGGACCCGCCCCGCAGCTGGACGGAGGGTGAGTTGGGGGGCGTTCTTTACAAGTTGGGGGACGAAAATGACGTGGCGACTGTAAGCGTGAACAACGTCCACATCGAGAAGAAGATCCACAACGTCTTTGGCGTCATCAAGGGCTTCAGCGATGcaggtatttacatttacggcatttatcagacacccttatccagagggacttagtcagtagttacagggacagtccccccccctggagacactcagggttaagtgtcttgctcagggacacaatggaagaaagcgggatttgaacctgggtcttctggttcataggcgagtgtgttacacactaggctactaccgttAGCGTTAGCATCAGCGGCTGTTTCCCGCGCTGAActtgccgcttctcaccttctcctcttcctcttcgaTGGTGTTTAGATCGGTATGTGGTGATTGGCGCACAGAGGGACGCGTGGGGTCCTGGTTTTGCCAGATCTACAGTGGGAACTGCCCTGTTGGTGGAGCTGGCCAGATCCATCTCTGATTTGGTCAAaaaaggtaattttttttttttatctccgaGTGTTTGTAGATGGTGGTGGTGACGTAGCAGCTCACGCTTCGCCTTCTTCTAACAGATGGCTTCAAACCGCGGCGGAGTCTGGTGTTCGCCAGCTGGAGCGCTGGGGAATATGGTGGCGCTGGCGCCACCGAGTGGCTGGAGGTGGCTTCATCTTTCTATTCTTTCATTTGTGTAATAAACTGGGGGAACGTTCTGAATTATACTTTGGACATTAAGCATAAATAATAGTCATATTATGATTATTACACTGATCTCCCTCTCTGTGCCGCAGGGATACCTGCCCTCCCTCAGCACGAAGGCCTTCTGCTACATCAGTTTGGATGGAGTTGTGACTGGTGAGTTTGGGGTTTTtggatttattgatttattaagaatgaatgaatgaatgactgacTCTGCGCTTCTCTCCAGGTTCTGCGGCTTTGAAGGCTTCAGCCAGTCGTCTGCTTTACAGTCTGCTGCTGTCCACGCTGAAGGAGGTTCGCAGCTCCCGCGTTGCCGGTGGCTGTCTTTTGCCGACCTCTGGACCCGGTTGACCCCATTCCCTCTCCTTTTCCCGCAGGTGAGGACACCTGGCGCCTCCCGGAGCCTCTATGAAGCCATGACCGGAAGCAACTGGGAGAAGACTGTGTGAGTTGAGCTCCGCTTCGCTATTTAtgggtgtaatgtgtgtgtgtgtgtgtgtgtgtttgtgtgtgtgtttttgattttaatatttttcatggTTTGCCAAACAGCATGGAACCTATTACCATTCAAGACCCCGCCTACCCATTCATGGCGTTCTCTGGAATCCCATCCATCTCGTTCCGATTTACCAAGGCGGTGAGCGTCAAGTCCTTCTGTGTCCAGCCGCTGGTTTCCTGCCAGCGATCAGGTTTTATTGTAAGTTCTCTCGCTGCAGGGTTCCTCAGAGTACCCGTATTTTGGGACTCTGTTGGATGTCAAAGACCAGTTGCCGTTTAGCGTCGGTGACGTGGCCCGATCGGCCGCCCAGGTGGCTGGACACATGGCCCTTCGGCTGGTCCATGACCACCTGCTCTTCCTGGACGTGGAGAAATACAGCGGCGTGATCCGCAACCACGTCACCCAGATCAACCGGCGGGTGACTGCGCTGCAGGCGGTGAGTTGTGGCGTCCCACGCGGTACGAGCATTCATGCCGTGATGGAGACATGCTGATGACCCTCTCTTTCAGGCTGGCCGCTTGCCACAGTCCTTCTCCACCCAGTGGCTGATCTCCTCTCTGGGTTCGTTCAGTCGTGGCGCCCGCGCCCTCGTCGCCGACGCCCAGAACAGCGATCTGGAGGACCCTGAGCAGTGCCGCGTCCTGAATGACCGTATCATGAGGGTACATCATCGCCAAATTAATATGGGACTGGTGTCAGTTCTCTGGCCGCAACCCCTTTCTCGTTTGTTCACGGCTGAAGCATCATTTTCTCATTGGTTGTGCCTTGCAGGTGGAGAGGGACCTCCTGTCCCCATATGTGTCACCCAGGGATACGCCGTTTCGCCATATCCTCCTGGGGCGTGGCGACCACACCCTGCCTGCACTCATTGCCCACCTTGAGATCCTGAGGGATGAGGGCAAGGGGGATGTTGACCTGCTGAGGAACCAGTTTGCCCTGGCCACCTGGACCATCCAGGCCTGTGCTAACTCTCTGGCAGGGGACATCTGGGACATGGACAATGAGGTCTAGAGCTGAGAGGAGCAGCAGAGATGAATTTAGAATGATGACAAATGCCAAGTCTGCACAACATGACTTCTGGTGCTAAACGTCACATGTGCCTGCAGAACCGCCTCGGTTCCTCCTGGTCCAAATGACTCTTCTTCAAATGTTACTGAAtctggattattatttttttggctttGTTATGCGTTCTGAAATCTCcgtgttttcttatttatttatcagtgACAGGGTTcactataaatacatttttgtaatgaCGTTTTATGTATAATTATCGGGAGCAGTGACTTCCATAATTATGACAGTTATACTGTCGATCTGAGAAAGCAGCATCTGCTATAGAAACGTGTCTGTTCCGGTTGGGCCGCTCGGACCGGAGCAGTTGTGCCGTTATCGGAAGCAGCGTCTTCCATAATGTGAAGAACATGaaggtagtttttttttctaccggCGGATCTGGATCGAGGGCCGCGTCCCTCCTCTCTCACTGTTATCGGGGACAGTGATTCCCATAATCCTGTACAAGCCACGCCCTGCTCTGGTAGGGGCAGGTTATTATCTTAACCGTGCAAACGCTTCGCAACATGCAAACCAGTGCATGTGCTCTTCTGTGCTGGTGGTGTTCTGGGGGGGAAGGAATAAAAGTGGAGCTTTCTGATGATGTCTAGAGACGTAAAAGGCTGCGTTTGTTCTGTTAAATTGTAAAGAGTCGCAGTTAtgccatctctctctttctcctctcacacacactaacacacaccacTTTTATTCCAACCAGTCTGCTGATTTTTCAGCCCAGTAGGAACCTGTTGGTTCACCTGGATCTGCAGACATGCACCTGGAGaagatttgtgtttgtgtgtgtatatgatgtACATCATATATACACGTATATGATTGTgccctctctgatttcttactctttttccatgttagccacatttaaatgtttattaaataataGTCAAAGAcgacacaagtaaacacaaattGACGTCTGCTTAAAATGAACgatgaatgtgaatgtaaatcttCACAATAATTTGAACCGCGGTGTACATGACTTTACAGCAGGGGGCGGTCATATATCGCAGATAATGAAACGTGACGTCACTTCCGGTAAAGTTCCGTCGGCAGTAAATTTACGAACCTTAAGCAGAATATAATCACATATAAATCGATGCTTTTAATAACTAGAAAATGGTTCCGGAGTGACAGATAAACAGTAAAATATCGACAGGCCTGCAGCATTGATCAGTTCTGGATCGTGTACATGGTCCTCATCTTTGCGGCCAGTGGACGCTGGATTTGCAGGGTGTTGTGATGGaaacccagaatgcaccagtcagtcaacacacacacacacaccttctccagGATTTAATATCCTCTCTAATCTGCTGTGACCGTCTGGC includes the following:
- the LOC114787944 gene encoding transferrin receptor protein 1-like, with protein sequence MEQARSTISKIFNGEPRSYTRFNLTQNMEGGDSQVEMKLSADVEEEAGVNGHVHHGRETYARKTPRGPRSFCFLLSGTLLVFIIGYLIGYLVHRKQEKILPDCAGSALVDQGSALEQLQPRSPVPLDWGQIKSLLSNRLSSASIEGSLRDFSSESHQAGSAGDQVLANKVLSRFRDGGLQSWTDEHFLQLQGPPPSGFNQVMFRGEQVGRTKGFLAYSATGTVQGAVVYAFYGRDGDLENLQDMGMSLRGKVLLVRAGRISFAEKVANAERLNASAVLIYPDPADFNIGDQTDLFGHVHLGTGDPYTPGFPSFNHTQFPPVRSSGLPSIVAQTITSSMAAAILRRMGGKDPPRSWTEGELGGVLYKLGDENDVATVSVNNVHIEKKIHNVFGVIKGFSDADRYVVIGAQRDAWGPGFARSTVGTALLVELARSISDLVKKDGFKPRRSLVFASWSAGEYGGAGATEWLEGYLPSLSTKAFCYISLDGVVTGSAALKASASRLLYSLLLSTLKEVRTPGASRSLYEAMTGSNWEKTVMEPITIQDPAYPFMAFSGIPSISFRFTKAGSSEYPYFGTLLDVKDQLPFSVGDVARSAAQVAGHMALRLVHDHLLFLDVEKYSGVIRNHVTQINRRVTALQAAGRLPQSFSTQWLISSLGSFSRGARALVADAQNSDLEDPEQCRVLNDRIMRVERDLLSPYVSPRDTPFRHILLGRGDHTLPALIAHLEILRDEGKGDVDLLRNQFALATWTIQACANSLAGDIWDMDNEV